In Liquorilactobacillus nagelii DSM 13675, the following proteins share a genomic window:
- a CDS encoding YagU family protein translates to MFNLTKPKASLGAIVWKSIWYGFIAGMISGMVKIGWENILPPRTIARNLTNPPQHLLEQIGFSAKTVHAFVYYSTDQKVFYVALLIHFGFSIVFAALFLFLAQYWKATTLWQGAAYGIVIWIAFHLILLPALGTIPAPWNQPFDEHFSEFFGHIVWSWSIYAVAVCLAKNDKKHVLINL, encoded by the coding sequence ATGTTTAATTTAACAAAACCCAAAGCGTCTTTGGGGGCAATTGTATGGAAGAGTATTTGGTATGGCTTTATTGCTGGAATGATTTCTGGAATGGTTAAAATTGGTTGGGAGAACATTTTACCACCACGGACGATTGCTCGAAATCTAACTAATCCACCACAACACTTGCTGGAACAAATCGGCTTTTCAGCTAAAACGGTTCATGCATTTGTTTATTATTCGACTGATCAGAAAGTCTTTTATGTTGCACTGTTGATCCATTTCGGTTTTTCAATTGTATTTGCAGCATTGTTTTTATTCTTGGCCCAATATTGGAAAGCAACTACATTATGGCAAGGAGCTGCTTACGGAATTGTCATTTGGATCGCATTTCATTTGATCCTTTTGCCAGCTTTAGGAACAATTCCAGCTCCATGGAATCAACCATTTGATGAACATTTCTCAGAATTCTTTGGGCATATTGTTTGGTCATGGTCAATTTATGCGGTAGCGGTATGTTTGGCTAAAAACGACAAGAAACATGTTTTAATCAATTTATAA
- a CDS encoding alpha/beta hydrolase, which produces MQKKKIIFSLIAIVIIGGVLGGWYLQRSQRISLSSSRAAIPTIYLPGSSGSKNATQPIINYARQHLKESSQQTVKIAFDGKVTYPTNWNPTKRATMIQVLLPMPQHSKGGKRKVKMPSNNNFQKGQQNFFLPTGQIKGMQRLLANLKSHYRIKEINVVSHSAGGVMFLQTLLTTKSTIMPQIKHFIPISGHFNGYIGDNNRGTSPNTNYLTSSGQPKIMTEQYRQLLKQKSNFPKQTQVLNIYGDLGNGSHSDGTVINESSRSLHYLVGMRNTNYHERKFTGSQYRHGKQVGNRQIQKLVFKTLYR; this is translated from the coding sequence TTGCAAAAAAAGAAAATAATTTTTAGTTTAATTGCAATTGTGATAATTGGTGGAGTTTTAGGTGGTTGGTATTTGCAACGTAGTCAGCGAATTTCTCTATCAAGTAGTCGCGCAGCTATCCCTACGATTTATCTTCCAGGCTCAAGCGGTTCTAAGAATGCGACGCAACCGATAATTAATTATGCTCGCCAGCACTTGAAAGAGAGCAGTCAACAAACGGTTAAGATTGCTTTTGATGGTAAGGTTACTTATCCAACTAATTGGAACCCGACCAAAAGAGCAACGATGATTCAAGTGTTATTGCCAATGCCCCAGCATTCTAAAGGTGGCAAAAGAAAGGTTAAAATGCCGTCAAACAATAATTTCCAAAAAGGACAGCAGAATTTTTTCTTGCCGACTGGACAAATCAAGGGGATGCAGCGTTTATTGGCAAACCTTAAATCACATTATCGAATTAAAGAGATCAATGTGGTTAGCCATTCAGCTGGTGGAGTAATGTTTTTGCAGACTTTGTTAACAACTAAATCAACAATAATGCCACAAATTAAACATTTTATTCCGATTTCTGGACATTTTAATGGGTACATTGGGGATAATAATCGTGGTACCAGTCCTAATACGAACTATCTAACTAGCAGTGGACAGCCTAAAATCATGACCGAGCAATATCGGCAGTTGCTCAAACAAAAAAGTAATTTTCCGAAGCAGACTCAAGTTTTGAATATTTATGGTGATTTAGGCAATGGTTCGCATTCAGACGGAACGGTAATTAATGAATCTTCGCGGTCATTGCACTATTTAGTTGGCATGAGAAACACTAATTATCATGAAAGAAAGTTTACCGGGTCGCAATATCGACATGGTAAACAAGTTGGTAATCGGCAAATTCAGAAATTAGTTTTTAAAACTTTATATCGTTGA
- a CDS encoding ABC transporter ATP-binding protein, translating to MLQINDLTKTFGQVTAVDHESFQVKPGEILGLIGQNGAGKTTTFRMILNFLTPDSGQITWGNQPLKQADYDQIGYLPEERGLYPKMSVGNQITYFARLHGMKPAEIRQQIPQWMERFQVKGKLTDKIKDLSKGNQQKVQLIATLIHMPKLVILDEPFSGLDPVNASLLEDGILMLRDAGSAIIYSSHDMGNVEAISDQLVMLRNGQVVLSGAVSDIRQSFGRTKLFLESNLTQEQLKAYPEVKSVKQRGAELELTLSDPAAGQKIFAAATKEGYIPEFRQVPPSLDEIFRLKAGAADE from the coding sequence ATGCTACAAATAAATGATTTGACAAAAACTTTTGGTCAAGTAACAGCTGTTGATCATGAAAGCTTCCAAGTCAAACCGGGGGAAATTTTGGGGCTAATCGGTCAAAATGGTGCCGGAAAGACGACAACATTTCGGATGATTTTGAATTTTCTAACGCCAGATAGTGGACAGATTACTTGGGGTAATCAGCCGCTAAAACAGGCAGATTATGATCAAATTGGTTATTTACCAGAAGAACGTGGGCTATATCCTAAAATGAGTGTCGGTAATCAAATTACCTATTTTGCTAGATTACATGGGATGAAGCCAGCCGAGATTCGTCAGCAGATTCCACAATGGATGGAACGTTTTCAAGTTAAGGGTAAGCTGACTGATAAAATTAAGGATCTTAGTAAGGGTAACCAGCAAAAAGTTCAGTTGATTGCTACCTTAATTCATATGCCGAAGCTGGTTATCTTAGATGAACCATTCTCTGGACTTGATCCAGTAAATGCGAGTTTATTAGAGGATGGAATTTTGATGTTGCGTGATGCCGGTTCAGCCATCATTTATTCAAGTCATGACATGGGGAATGTGGAAGCAATCTCTGATCAATTAGTGATGTTGCGCAATGGACAAGTTGTTCTCAGTGGAGCTGTTAGTGATATTCGTCAAAGTTTTGGTCGGACCAAGCTTTTCTTAGAGTCTAATTTAACCCAAGAACAATTAAAGGCTTATCCAGAAGTTAAATCTGTCAAACAACGAGGAGCGGAGTTGGAATTAACTCTTAGTGATCCAGCTGCGGGACAAAAAATCTTTGCAGCAGCAACTAAAGAAGGGTATATTCCTGAATTTCGTCAGGTACCACCATCACTGGATGAAATTTTTCGTTTGAAAGCAGGTGCAGCTGATGAATAA
- a CDS encoding cysteine hydrolase family protein, whose translation MINNQTALLVIDVQNGLAQAADFNSLIAKINQRIKSYREKDQPIIFMQHTDAELPYGSPAWMLAAELAVQNEDQIFLKYHSDSFFETGLQNYLTNRQINQLEICGLQTEYCVDTAIRVGHHLGFKIKVLSGLHTTFDTPLLSAAVAIKYHEDIWNNSFAKVVQR comes from the coding sequence ATGATAAATAATCAAACCGCATTATTAGTAATTGATGTTCAAAATGGTTTGGCTCAAGCGGCAGACTTTAATTCATTGATTGCTAAAATTAACCAGCGAATTAAAAGTTATCGTGAGAAAGACCAACCAATTATTTTTATGCAGCATACTGATGCAGAGTTACCATATGGATCTCCTGCTTGGATGCTAGCAGCGGAATTAGCTGTTCAAAATGAAGATCAGATTTTTTTGAAATATCATTCAGATTCCTTTTTTGAGACAGGTTTGCAGAACTACTTAACTAATCGGCAGATAAATCAGCTTGAAATTTGTGGATTGCAAACAGAGTATTGTGTTGACACAGCGATTCGTGTGGGTCACCATTTAGGCTTTAAAATTAAAGTTTTATCTGGCTTGCATACAACCTTTGATACCCCATTACTTTCTGCTGCAGTTGCGATTAAGTATCATGAAGATATTTGGAACAATAGTTTTGCTAAAGTGGTTCAGCGGTAA
- a CDS encoding D-2-hydroxyacid dehydrogenase — MKIVDLDGYGLNPGDLSWQGFEELGEFTTYDRTGDNQQKILERIADADAVLTNKTPLNRTIIEQAPNLKYIGVLATGYNVVDVAAAKENDVIVTNIPSYSTAEVAQHTIALLLEITNQVGLHATAVENGEWTHAKDFTFWKQPLIALPGKTMGLIGFGHISQAVAQLAHAFGMKVVFYNHRPRKFNEAWLQQVSLSELYAKSDVISLHVPQTKETEKMINQAAIEQMKAGVILINTARGGLLDEAAVAQGLNNDKIYALGADVVSEEPIKAENPLLKAKNIYLTPHIAWAPTAARSRLMKIAVNNLASFQAGKPINVVS; from the coding sequence ATGAAAATCGTTGATTTAGATGGCTACGGATTAAATCCAGGTGATTTGAGCTGGCAAGGATTTGAAGAACTCGGCGAATTTACCACTTATGATCGGACTGGGGATAATCAGCAAAAAATATTGGAACGAATTGCTGATGCCGATGCTGTTTTAACTAATAAAACTCCTTTGAATCGGACGATAATTGAACAAGCACCTAATTTAAAATATATTGGAGTTTTAGCAACCGGCTATAATGTGGTTGATGTAGCAGCTGCCAAGGAAAATGATGTTATTGTAACTAATATTCCCAGTTACAGTACAGCTGAAGTGGCCCAACATACAATAGCTTTATTATTAGAAATTACCAATCAGGTTGGCTTGCATGCAACTGCAGTTGAAAACGGTGAATGGACTCATGCCAAAGATTTTACTTTTTGGAAGCAGCCGCTGATCGCTTTACCTGGGAAGACAATGGGCTTAATCGGTTTTGGACATATCAGTCAAGCGGTTGCCCAGTTAGCTCATGCATTTGGAATGAAGGTCGTTTTTTATAATCATCGTCCGCGCAAGTTCAATGAAGCTTGGTTGCAGCAAGTTTCACTGTCCGAATTGTACGCGAAGTCAGATGTCATTAGTCTTCATGTTCCGCAAACGAAAGAAACTGAAAAAATGATTAATCAAGCGGCAATTGAACAAATGAAAGCTGGAGTGATTTTAATCAACACTGCTCGTGGTGGTCTATTAGATGAAGCAGCAGTTGCTCAAGGTCTGAATAATGACAAAATTTATGCTTTAGGGGCAGATGTGGTTTCTGAAGAGCCAATCAAGGCTGAAAATCCTTTGTTGAAAGCCAAAAACATTTATTTAACACCACATATTGCTTGGGCACCGACCGCAGCTCGATCACGTTTGATGAAGATTGCAGTTAATAACTTAGCTAGTTTTCAGGCTGGAAAGCCAATTAATGTAGTGAGCTAA
- a CDS encoding SAP domain-containing protein yields MEILTLNKFKQTYYYKTELIELCREYHLPTSGTKAEFNQFDYQLM; encoded by the coding sequence ATGGAAATTTTAACACTGAATAAATTTAAACAAACTTATTATTATAAAACGGAATTAATTGAGCTTTGCCGCGAGTATCATTTGCCAACGAGCGGAACTAAAGCAGAATTCAACCAGTTCGACTATCAGTTAATGTAA
- a CDS encoding HIT family protein → MGNDCIFCQREKLQIVLENQLAVAFWDLHPVNPGHLLIIPKMHRLDYFALQSVELLAINELIHQGKQLIDHRYQPAGYNLGANIGEYGGQTIMHCHLHLIPRYIGDDPVPAGGVRKLLG, encoded by the coding sequence ATGGGAAATGATTGTATCTTTTGCCAGCGTGAAAAACTGCAGATTGTGTTGGAAAATCAGTTGGCAGTGGCATTTTGGGATCTTCATCCAGTTAACCCGGGTCATTTGTTGATTATTCCTAAAATGCATCGACTAGATTATTTTGCGCTTCAATCGGTTGAATTGCTGGCAATAAATGAGTTGATCCATCAAGGAAAGCAATTGATTGACCATCGATATCAGCCAGCTGGTTATAATCTGGGAGCTAATATTGGTGAATATGGTGGACAAACTATCATGCACTGTCACTTGCATTTGATCCCACGTTACATTGGAGATGATCCTGTACCTGCGGGTGGTGTTAGAAAGTTATTGGGGTAA
- a CDS encoding Dyp-type peroxidase, whose protein sequence is MTVDPQKAQAVWKDVGENVQFTVLKLKRDDQTKAQQAIQEFADRYQAIIRSLRIRSAKPGGDSDLKVTLGFSSSAWDYLFPTAAKPKELESFATLKGTKYQMPATEGDLFLHIRADSEAVVYEAQTDFRRFLQNITTVVDETKGFRYFEGRAIIGFIDGTEVPAVEEAAEYALVGDEDPKFINGSYAFAQKWLHDMDFWNHLKVEQQEKGVGREKFTDLELAEKDKYHNAHNISSKLEINGEEKKIVRMNVPFSDPAAGKTGTYFIGYARHWQIIKQMLQQMLDTSDFLLSFSTILSGQVFFIPSRDLLNQIAAGKLNK, encoded by the coding sequence ATGACTGTTGATCCTCAAAAAGCACAAGCTGTCTGGAAAGATGTTGGTGAAAATGTCCAATTTACAGTTTTGAAATTAAAACGAGACGATCAAACGAAGGCTCAACAAGCAATTCAAGAATTTGCTGATCGCTATCAAGCAATTATTCGTTCATTAAGAATTCGTTCAGCAAAACCTGGTGGCGATTCTGATTTGAAGGTAACTTTAGGATTTAGCAGTAGTGCTTGGGACTACTTATTTCCAACAGCAGCTAAGCCCAAAGAGCTTGAATCTTTTGCAACTCTGAAGGGTACTAAATACCAAATGCCAGCAACTGAAGGCGATCTTTTCTTGCATATTCGGGCAGATAGTGAAGCTGTTGTCTATGAGGCTCAAACTGACTTTCGGCGTTTTCTTCAAAATATTACAACGGTTGTTGATGAAACGAAAGGATTTCGTTATTTTGAAGGTCGAGCAATTATCGGTTTTATCGATGGAACCGAGGTCCCCGCAGTTGAGGAAGCTGCTGAGTATGCTTTGGTTGGTGATGAAGATCCAAAGTTTATAAATGGTTCCTATGCCTTTGCCCAAAAATGGTTGCATGATATGGATTTTTGGAATCATTTAAAAGTTGAACAACAGGAAAAAGGTGTTGGCCGCGAAAAGTTCACTGATTTAGAGTTAGCGGAAAAAGATAAGTATCACAATGCGCATAATATTAGTTCGAAGCTGGAGATCAATGGTGAAGAAAAAAAGATTGTCCGAATGAATGTGCCATTTTCTGATCCAGCAGCTGGCAAAACCGGGACTTACTTTATTGGTTATGCGCGGCATTGGCAAATTATTAAGCAGATGTTGCAGCAAATGCTAGATACATCAGATTTCTTATTGAGCTTTTCGACGATTTTATCGGGCCAAGTTTTCTTTATTCCATCACGTGATCTGTTAAATCAAATTGCAGCGGGTAAACTGAATAAATAA
- a CDS encoding Cof-type HAD-IIB family hydrolase, whose protein sequence is MAGKKAKTISIKLAAIDIDGTLVNSEKKLTTAVKAAIAAAKQEQLKIVICTGRPYTGVKSLLTELKLQNQADQYVICFGGALVQTTNGHIINLQPLAYESFLKLEALASMQQLHFQAVARKRIYTANRNISCYTAYESIITQQEISYRTPAEMPKDDLIKAMIIDEKSKIDSLLQNWSAFAPLEKEINFCRSSPNYIEANALGVNKGSALQLLCQYLKLQPAEVMAIGDQGNDLSMLEYAGLAIAMGNATAEVKAAAMFETTDNDHDGVAQAIKQFCLNKVLGTAD, encoded by the coding sequence TTGGCAGGAAAGAAGGCGAAAACTATTTCAATTAAGTTAGCAGCAATTGATATTGATGGGACTTTAGTAAATTCTGAAAAAAAACTGACGACAGCTGTTAAAGCAGCAATTGCAGCTGCAAAGCAAGAACAGCTAAAAATTGTAATTTGTACTGGTCGCCCGTACACGGGGGTGAAATCGCTTTTAACTGAATTAAAACTGCAAAATCAAGCAGATCAATATGTAATTTGTTTTGGTGGTGCGCTAGTTCAAACAACTAACGGGCATATCATTAATTTGCAGCCGCTAGCATATGAAAGCTTTTTAAAATTAGAAGCATTAGCAAGTATGCAACAATTACACTTTCAAGCGGTTGCCCGTAAGCGAATTTATACCGCTAATCGTAATATCAGTTGTTACACGGCATATGAAAGCATAATTACTCAACAAGAGATTTCTTATCGAACTCCAGCCGAAATGCCCAAAGATGATTTAATTAAAGCAATGATTATTGATGAGAAGAGTAAAATTGATTCATTATTGCAAAATTGGTCAGCATTTGCGCCACTCGAAAAAGAGATTAATTTCTGCCGAAGTTCACCTAACTATATTGAAGCTAATGCTCTTGGTGTTAATAAGGGATCAGCATTGCAATTACTTTGTCAGTATTTGAAATTGCAACCAGCAGAGGTGATGGCAATTGGGGATCAAGGTAATGATTTGAGTATGCTTGAATATGCTGGCTTAGCGATAGCAATGGGCAATGCAACCGCAGAAGTTAAAGCAGCAGCAATGTTTGAAACCACTGATAATGATCATGATGGTGTCGCTCAGGCGATTAAACAGTTTTGTTTGAATAAAGTATTAGGAACGGCTGATTGA
- a CDS encoding S66 family peptidase — protein MNIGYYSASTPITALSPKRFQRAVDFLQQEGVKLTAGCLTGKQDDYRSGSIFERAQEINQLIHNNQVEIIMATIGGTNTNSVLPYIDYAYLKQHPKTFVGYSDATALLLAVKTQVPQCRVLYGPALVASFGEWQPFVGMTWRYFKQILSASSNQVVRLNAPDFWSDEHLNWENFERPKEQCANVWHYTRQPVLEGRLIGGNLNTMSGIIGSKFFPNLSAEDILLIEDAEKDAATVEKNFAMLKNAGVFDKIKGIILGKHALFDDLGSHKTPIEILLEVVNNPQLPIIYDYDCCHTVPMLTTPLGARVLINARTMTIEFADF, from the coding sequence TTGAATATTGGTTATTATTCTGCTTCAACCCCGATCACAGCACTTTCGCCTAAACGATTTCAGCGAGCAGTCGATTTTTTGCAACAGGAAGGGGTTAAATTAACTGCTGGATGTTTGACGGGAAAGCAGGATGATTATCGCTCAGGTTCAATTTTTGAACGGGCACAGGAAATAAATCAGCTGATTCATAATAATCAAGTTGAAATTATTATGGCAACAATTGGAGGAACAAATACAAATTCCGTTTTACCATATATCGACTATGCTTATTTAAAACAACATCCTAAAACCTTTGTTGGTTATTCCGATGCGACAGCATTATTGTTGGCTGTCAAAACTCAAGTTCCGCAATGCCGTGTCTTATATGGGCCAGCTTTGGTAGCATCATTTGGAGAATGGCAGCCATTTGTCGGGATGACGTGGCGTTATTTTAAGCAAATTTTATCTGCTAGCAGCAATCAAGTTGTTCGTTTAAATGCCCCAGATTTTTGGTCAGATGAACATTTGAATTGGGAAAATTTTGAACGTCCTAAAGAACAATGTGCTAATGTTTGGCATTATACACGCCAACCAGTTTTAGAAGGCCGGTTGATTGGCGGAAATCTAAATACAATGTCTGGAATTATCGGTTCCAAGTTTTTTCCAAACTTGTCAGCAGAAGATATTTTATTGATTGAAGATGCCGAAAAGGACGCGGCGACAGTTGAAAAAAATTTTGCTATGTTAAAAAATGCTGGTGTTTTTGATAAAATCAAAGGAATTATCTTGGGTAAGCATGCTTTGTTTGATGATCTGGGTTCACACAAAACACCGATTGAAATTTTACTAGAAGTGGTTAATAATCCACAGTTGCCGATTATTTATGACTATGATTGCTGCCATACCGTACCGATGTTGACAACACCTTTGGGAGCACGAGTGTTGATTAATGCGCGAACAATGACGATCGAATTTGCTGATTTTTAG
- a CDS encoding ABC transporter permease, whose translation MNKYWIVTSQVYRKNLKSGSWLSLVLSPLILLAIVIGIGWYFGQNSQPAQVAVVTDNPVIAQALKKTNDADIHYQHLSATQAKKKLTNESITGILTIKTQPTISAKYIELANAETSADLSKMRTALSSLKTSQTASQLKLTPAQLQALITPAKMQKKTVSIENGKQVTKSNSTSTANYAFATGLTVFIMLIITVYGQMLAQEIATEKGSRIMEILLSSVSAATQFFAKLTAILLLLVTQLAIYAVAGGLSWTWLKHQSFVKEILPSVDLSVLWSTTSLIAILFFIIGTMTFAVLAALLGSLVANQEQVNTAVMPISLLALAGYFLSLMAQAGDSMLIKVFSYIPFINVELMPVRLALQHTTLLAAGISLAIAVIFLIAFTFMVVKVYQTNVLVYSEAGVIKAMRQSFRIWQAERKNQKD comes from the coding sequence ATGAATAAGTATTGGATCGTTACAAGTCAAGTTTATCGTAAAAATTTAAAAAGTGGTTCTTGGTTATCATTAGTTTTATCGCCATTAATTTTGTTGGCAATTGTCATTGGGATTGGTTGGTACTTCGGCCAGAATAGTCAACCGGCGCAAGTAGCGGTGGTGACGGATAATCCTGTGATTGCACAAGCTTTGAAAAAAACAAATGATGCTGACATTCATTATCAACATTTATCTGCAACTCAGGCGAAAAAAAAGTTAACCAACGAGAGTATTACCGGTATCTTGACCATTAAGACTCAACCAACCATTTCAGCAAAATACATCGAATTAGCCAATGCAGAAACAAGTGCAGATTTGAGTAAGATGCGAACAGCGCTCTCCAGTTTGAAAACCAGTCAAACTGCGAGTCAGTTAAAATTGACACCAGCACAGCTGCAGGCATTAATCACCCCAGCTAAAATGCAAAAAAAGACGGTTTCTATTGAAAATGGAAAACAGGTTACTAAAAGTAATTCAACCTCGACGGCTAATTACGCCTTTGCAACGGGATTGACAGTCTTTATTATGTTGATTATTACTGTGTATGGTCAGATGCTGGCACAAGAAATTGCGACTGAAAAAGGCTCACGTATTATGGAAATTTTATTGAGTTCGGTTAGTGCAGCTACCCAATTTTTCGCTAAATTAACGGCAATTTTATTGTTGCTGGTAACGCAATTAGCGATTTATGCTGTTGCAGGAGGTCTAAGTTGGACTTGGCTAAAGCACCAATCGTTTGTCAAAGAAATTTTACCATCGGTTGATTTATCAGTTCTTTGGTCAACAACTTCACTAATAGCAATTTTATTCTTTATTATTGGAACAATGACTTTTGCAGTTTTAGCCGCCTTGTTGGGTTCATTGGTAGCAAATCAAGAACAAGTTAATACAGCAGTTATGCCAATTTCCCTGTTAGCCTTGGCTGGCTATTTTCTATCACTGATGGCCCAAGCTGGTGATTCAATGTTGATTAAAGTTTTCAGTTATATTCCCTTTATTAATGTCGAATTAATGCCAGTCAGATTGGCATTACAACATACAACTTTGTTAGCTGCTGGGATTAGTTTAGCAATTGCGGTAATTTTCTTAATCGCCTTCACTTTCATGGTGGTTAAAGTTTATCAGACCAACGTTTTAGTTTACTCAGAAGCAGGAGTTATCAAAGCTATGCGGCAATCTTTTCGAATTTGGCAAGCAGAACGAAAAAATCAAAAAGATTAA
- a CDS encoding glycoside hydrolase family 1 protein, with amino-acid sequence MGFRKNFLWGGAVASNQIEGGWNLGSKGLSVADVAQYRPQLDVTDYQQQVGVTTADIQVAIKAQSAKDYPKRRGIDSYHRYQEDIALFAEMGFKTLRFSIAWTRLFPNGDELEPNPAGIKYYQNVIKELKKYQIEPLVTLSHYEMPLHLAVERNGWADRRTIADFVRFAKVCFENFSDVKYWLTFNEIDSVTRHPFTSAGIIPDRTANLIQAEYQALHHQFVASAKVTKLCHQLIPESQVGCMLTKVTTYPATAKPEDVLAAFNKNTLNYFCADVQVKGEYPQLIQQFFKNNQIELTVLPEDLAIIRENTVDFISFSYYMSMLAAADESGMEMTSGNTVLGGKNPYLETTEWGWTVDPVGLRISLLELYDRYQKPLFVVENGLGTHDQLTQDGKVHDDYRIKYFKSHLSEMAKAVAAGVDLLGYTSWGPIDLISASTSQMSKRYGFIYVDQDDNGNGTLNRYRKDSFYWYQKVIATNGQSLAE; translated from the coding sequence ATGGGATTTAGAAAAAATTTTCTCTGGGGTGGTGCCGTTGCGTCTAATCAGATAGAAGGCGGCTGGAATCTTGGCAGCAAGGGGTTATCTGTCGCGGATGTTGCTCAGTATCGACCGCAGTTGGACGTTACGGACTATCAGCAGCAAGTTGGTGTCACGACAGCTGACATTCAGGTCGCAATTAAAGCCCAGTCGGCTAAAGACTATCCAAAACGTCGTGGAATTGACAGCTATCATCGTTATCAAGAAGATATTGCTTTATTTGCTGAAATGGGTTTCAAAACACTGCGCTTTTCGATTGCTTGGACCCGACTTTTTCCCAATGGTGATGAATTAGAACCGAACCCAGCTGGAATCAAATATTATCAAAATGTAATCAAAGAACTTAAAAAATATCAGATTGAACCACTGGTTACCTTATCACATTATGAGATGCCGTTGCATTTAGCAGTTGAACGAAATGGCTGGGCTGATCGGCGAACAATTGCTGATTTTGTCCGCTTTGCGAAAGTTTGCTTTGAAAACTTCAGTGATGTTAAGTATTGGCTGACATTTAATGAGATTGATAGCGTTACACGTCATCCTTTCACGTCGGCTGGAATTATTCCCGATCGGACAGCTAATTTAATTCAAGCGGAGTATCAAGCATTGCATCATCAATTTGTTGCTTCGGCAAAAGTAACTAAACTTTGCCATCAATTAATTCCTGAAAGCCAGGTTGGCTGTATGCTAACTAAAGTAACGACTTATCCGGCAACCGCTAAACCAGAAGACGTTTTAGCGGCTTTTAATAAAAATACGTTGAACTACTTTTGTGCTGATGTACAAGTTAAGGGTGAGTATCCACAGTTGATTCAGCAATTTTTTAAGAATAATCAAATTGAATTAACTGTTTTGCCAGAGGATTTAGCAATTATTCGCGAGAATACAGTTGATTTCATTTCTTTCAGCTACTATATGAGTATGTTGGCGGCAGCTGATGAAAGCGGGATGGAAATGACTAGTGGTAATACGGTTTTAGGCGGTAAAAATCCTTATTTGGAAACAACTGAATGGGGCTGGACAGTCGATCCAGTCGGTTTACGAATTTCATTGTTGGAATTATATGATCGCTATCAAAAACCGTTGTTTGTGGTCGAAAATGGTTTAGGAACCCATGATCAACTAACCCAGGATGGTAAAGTTCATGATGATTATCGCATTAAATATTTCAAGTCGCATTTAAGCGAAATGGCAAAGGCAGTAGCAGCTGGAGTTGATTTATTAGGTTATACTAGCTGGGGACCGATTGATTTAATTAGTGCTTCAACCTCGCAAATGTCCAAACGTTATGGTTTTATCTACGTTGATCAAGATGATAATGGCAATGGAACCTTAAATCGTTATCGTAAGGACTCATTTTACTGGTATCAAAAAGTGATTGCAACAAATGGTCAGAGTTTGGCGGAATAA